Part of the Methanococcus voltae genome is shown below.
CCTTCAATCTGATTTTCAATTAAAACTTTCGCTCCTTCTTCGCCTTTTAAAACTTTGCCTTCGTAATATATCCAATCACATATTTGAGCTTGTATTTTTGGGTCTACAGCGTTTACTGTGGTGGTAACTGTTTTTACACCTAAATCTGCAAGTCTTTTTGCATATTTTGGGAGTAATAACCCGTTGGTGGATAAACATCTTATCATTTCAGGGAATTTTTCCTGTAAAATTTCGAGAGTTTCAAAGGTTTCTTTGTTGAATAAGCTGTCTCCCGGTCCTGCAATACCAATTACTTTAATATTGTCCATTTTTTTAAGTAAATCGTTTAAATAGTCTTCTACGTCTGCAGGTTTTAATATGTGATGTGCTACCCCTGGTCTCTCTTCACAAAGTGATTCATCCCCCAAACTTCTTTTACAGAACCTACAAGCGATATTACACTTTGGAGCTACTGGTAAATGTATTCTACCGATTTTATCGTGTAATTTTTCATTGTAGCAAGGATGTACTTTAGTAATATGTGCAAATTTTGACATTTTTTGATTCATTAAAACACCTAAATACCGATTTATTTTGTGTGAAATATTTAATTGCAATTAATTTCTAATTTAATTTTAAAGTATATATATCATATGGGTTTAAATTGAATATACTATTTGAGTATTAATTATATTTTTTATAATTACTTGACGTAATTGGACTTATAATTATTTTGGTGATAACATTAGCGGAATTAAAAATATTAAATTTGAAGATTATGAATTAAAATGCGATGAATTAACAGAAGGTTGCAAATTTTGTATTTTGGGCGAGAAACTCGTACTTTTTATTACTGGTATATGCAATAGACAGTGCTATTATTGCCCACTTTCTGAAAATCGTAAAAATAGGGACGTAATTTATGCAAATGAGCGTAAAATCAGTACGATAAATGAAGCAATTGAGGAAGCTGAAATATGCGGTAGTAAAGGCGTAGGCATAACCGGCGGAAATCCCATATTAAAAATAGACAGGACTTGCAAATATTTAAAAGCTTTAAAAGAACATTTTGGAAAGGATTTTCACGCTCATCTATATACCACATTGGAAATAGAAGAAAAGCACCTTAAAAAGTTAAAAGAAGCTGGACTCGACGAAATAAGACTACATCCACGAATGGAAAATTTAAAAGATAATGGTATTAATAACGACGTTAATAAAAAAGAATTGGAATTGAATAAACTCGTTGAAAAATTAAAACTTTGTAAGCAGTATATTAAAAAGGTAGGCGTTGAAATACCTGCTATTCCGACTATGGATGATGAAATATTACTTTTAGTTAAAAAAATTAATGAAATACCTGTGGATTTCATTAATTTAAATGAATTAGAATATTCTGAAACAAATTACGAAGAATTGTTAAAAAGAGGATTTTCTGAGAAGAATGACTATTCTTCACGTATAAACGGAAGCCAAGAAACAGCCTTAAATGTTATAAATAATGCTAAAAAAGACTTAAATAATAATTTATCCTTAAAATCAAATGTAAATTTAAAAATGCACTATTGTCCGTCGACATTAAAAGATAGTGTACAAATGAAGAATAGACTCATTAATCGAGCGAAAAACGTAGCAAAAGAGTACGAAATAATCACCGATGAAGGTTTGATTATAAAGGGAATTGTAAAATATGCAGAAGGCGAATTAAATCAAAATACGAGTAATGTTAAGGATAGGGTTGAAAAAAACGATTTTATACAATTATTAGAATATAATGAATTAAAATCAGGAATTGATTATGAAGTTAATTTATCCAAATCAGAAATTTATCTTAATCCAATTTTATTGGAGGAAATTGTTGATTACTTAAAAGAAACTGGTTTTGTACCTGAAAAGGAGTTTAGTGCGTATATTTCTGAATATTACCCCACGGTTGACAAATTAGAGATTCAAAGAACGCCTTTAATCACAAAAAAGCCAAAATTAAATCTTAAAAATAGAAAAAAGAATATTTAAACTTTATATAAGTTTTATTTTATTTTTTATTTTTTATTTTTAATTTTTATTTTTTTTATTATTTTTCAATATAAATACAATATTTTATATTCCATAACTGATTAAATAAATTTAAAGGGTATATTTTTATATTTTAATAAAATATATATTATTGGTCGAATATACTCAAAAATTCGTATAATCTGTATAATTCGTATTATTTATAAAAATATGCATACAATCTTTATAAAATTTTTATAAACTATTCATATCAAATCATATCAAATGTTATTTTTATCAAATGTCCTTTATGGTGAAATTTTGAATACTGAAATCAAAAGCAACGAAAAAAACGAAAAAAACGAAAAAGAAAATGTAAAAAAGCTAAATTTTACAGAACTTGCTGATAAATGGCAAAAAATATGGGATGAAAACAAAATATTTGAAACAGAATATAATAAATACGCTGACGCTGATGGAAACCCATCTAAGGAAAAATTTTTCATAACTGCAGCTTTCCCATACTTAAATGGTGTATTACACGCAGGACACTTAAGAACTTTTACAATCCCTGAGACACTTGCAAGATACAACAGAATGAAGGATAAAAATGTACTCTGGACTTTTGGATACCACGTTACTGGAACCCCTATTTTAGGTCTCGCAGAGCTAATCAAAAACAGAAATGAGCATACAATCTGGGCATACAATAACCTCCACAAAATACTTATGGACGAGTTATTAACCTTAAACACGCCTCAAAACATTGTAAATTGTTTCTCTGAAAAAGCTACAGAAGCTTTTAAAAAAATGGGTTTTTCATTAGACTGGAGAAGGAATTTTAAAACCGATGACGAAGTATTTTCTAAGTTCATTGAATGGCAATTTTGCACTTTAAAAGAAAAAGGATACATCTCAAAAGGTTCTCACCCGGTTAGATACTGCCCTAATTGTGATAATCCGGTTGAAGACCACGATTTATTACACGGTGAGGAAGCTACAACCGTTGAATATACTCTTATCAAATTTACAACCAAATATGACGATAAAGAGTGTATTGTACCAATGGCAACTTTAAGACCTGAAACCGTATTCGGAGTTACTAATGCGTGGGTAAATCCTAATGAGACGTATATACTCGCTGAAGTTTACGACGAAGTTCAAAAAATGGATAGCGAAGAAATAAACACTAAATTTAATGGCTACTGGATAATGGGTAAAGAATGCGCTTATAAATTATCTGAACAAGATAAAAAAATCGATATAATTAAGGAAATGCAAGGTAGCGAACTTATTGAGAATAATGTAATGCTTAAAAACCCTGTTTCTCAAAAAATGGTGCCACTTTTCCCTGCAAATTTCGTAGAAATGGATATCGGTACTGGTTGCGTTATGAGTGTACCAGCTCACGCCCCTTACGATTATATCGCCTTAAAAGACCTCGGTGCAATTGCTGAAACGCCAAGTGATGAAGCAAACGGAAAAGTAAGTTTAATCGGTCTTATTAACATTGACGGATATGGAAAATTCCCTGCAAAAGAAATCGTGGAAAAATTAGGAATTAAAAACCAAGACGACGATGAATTATTAGAGCAAGCTACAAGTAAAATTTATAAAGATGAATTCCACAAAGGAAAATTAAATGAAAACTGTGGAATTTACGAAGGAATCCCTGTAAAGGATATTAAAGAGAAATTAACCAAAGACCATATTGCAAATGGATTTGCAGAGGTAATGTACGAGTTTTCAGAGCAAAACGTTGTATGTAGATGTGGTCAAAAATGTATCATAAAAACCGTTAA
Proteins encoded:
- a CDS encoding radical SAM protein; translation: MNQKMSKFAHITKVHPCYNEKLHDKIGRIHLPVAPKCNIACRFCKRSLGDESLCEERPGVAHHILKPADVEDYLNDLLKKMDNIKVIGIAGPGDSLFNKETFETLEILQEKFPEMIRCLSTNGLLLPKYAKRLADLGVKTVTTTVNAVDPKIQAQICDWIYYEGKVLKGEEGAKVLIENQIEGVKKAYEYDLAVKINTVLIPEINGEHIVEVAKTFKDYAFVQNIIPLIPMYKMENLRRPTCDEISGVRDNSEEFMTQFRACQQCRADAAGLLHQKNHIEQEKGKNLDIYDLKHFSH
- a CDS encoding radical SAM protein — encoded protein: MKNIKFEDYELKCDELTEGCKFCILGEKLVLFITGICNRQCYYCPLSENRKNRDVIYANERKISTINEAIEEAEICGSKGVGITGGNPILKIDRTCKYLKALKEHFGKDFHAHLYTTLEIEEKHLKKLKEAGLDEIRLHPRMENLKDNGINNDVNKKELELNKLVEKLKLCKQYIKKVGVEIPAIPTMDDEILLLVKKINEIPVDFINLNELEYSETNYEELLKRGFSEKNDYSSRINGSQETALNVINNAKKDLNNNLSLKSNVNLKMHYCPSTLKDSVQMKNRLINRAKNVAKEYEIITDEGLIIKGIVKYAEGELNQNTSNVKDRVEKNDFIQLLEYNELKSGIDYEVNLSKSEIYLNPILLEEIVDYLKETGFVPEKEFSAYISEYYPTVDKLEIQRTPLITKKPKLNLKNRKKNI
- the leuS gene encoding leucine--tRNA ligase — translated: MLFLSNVLYGEILNTEIKSNEKNEKNEKENVKKLNFTELADKWQKIWDENKIFETEYNKYADADGNPSKEKFFITAAFPYLNGVLHAGHLRTFTIPETLARYNRMKDKNVLWTFGYHVTGTPILGLAELIKNRNEHTIWAYNNLHKILMDELLTLNTPQNIVNCFSEKATEAFKKMGFSLDWRRNFKTDDEVFSKFIEWQFCTLKEKGYISKGSHPVRYCPNCDNPVEDHDLLHGEEATTVEYTLIKFTTKYDDKECIVPMATLRPETVFGVTNAWVNPNETYILAEVYDEVQKMDSEEINTKFNGYWIMGKECAYKLSEQDKKIDIIKEMQGSELIENNVMLKNPVSQKMVPLFPANFVEMDIGTGCVMSVPAHAPYDYIALKDLGAIAETPSDEANGKVSLIGLINIDGYGKFPAKEIVEKLGIKNQDDDELLEQATSKIYKDEFHKGKLNENCGIYEGIPVKDIKEKLTKDHIANGFAEVMYEFSEQNVVCRCGQKCIIKTVKGQWFITYSDDEWKRLAHECIDGMNFKPESFRQEFHNKVDWMKDKACARRKGLGTRLPFDNEWMIESLSDSTIYMAYYTIARFINVQNISIDQLKPELFDYVFLGKGELEDVSGLTNISKETILDMRREFLYFYPLDWRCSAKDLVPNHLTFMIFNHVAIFGEQNKGLWPRGIEVNGYVTIEGKKLSKSKGPVLPVMEVAEKYGADVGRFYITTCAELPQDADIKFKEMEKARDNLTKFYEMALDLKDVSLKVEETKLSRIDKWLLHKLYNAVIIADEAYTEFQLRKISILFYELMNDLRWYKRRGGENKSVLREVIAVWNKLLMPITPHLCEEIWQELGYEGFVSLEKFPIIKQEFLNNDLERGEEFIKSTMEDTRSILSVAKIQPSKIYVYTADDWKYNLMEFMHDNQDKNVKQIIPLVMQNVEFKQQGKAVVKLINEFMKIGVKNTINEDEILENAKEFLSSEFDAEIIVNGEDIMNKKKFAIPYKIAIYME